The following are from one region of the Deltaproteobacteria bacterium HGW-Deltaproteobacteria-6 genome:
- a CDS encoding branched-chain amino acid ABC transporter permease, with amino-acid sequence MIKEKRQILIFALFALIVLVVPLFLKGSYFLNVLVFIGINTLLAVALNLLLGYAGQISLGHAAFFGLGAYVSGILTTRFPVDPWLALVIAALCAAGLAFFIGFPILKLKGHYLAMATLGFGIIIYIIFNETVDWTGGPSGLSGIPNLRLGPLVFDNDRNNYYLVWVITLGVMLLSINLSQSRIGRALRAINDSEVAARVMGVNARILKVQIFTISALFSAIAGSLYAHTMTFISPTSFGFNFSVEVLTMIIIGGLGSIYGSFLGAAILTMLPEFLRVFRDFDIVIYGLMLILITMFMPRGLIGGLEALFKIIIDKGGARNAKS; translated from the coding sequence ATGATCAAAGAAAAACGCCAGATTCTCATTTTTGCCCTTTTTGCCCTCATTGTTCTTGTGGTACCTTTATTTTTAAAAGGCAGTTATTTTCTCAACGTCCTGGTCTTCATCGGCATTAATACATTGCTGGCCGTGGCACTGAACCTGCTTCTGGGATACGCCGGCCAGATTTCTCTGGGACACGCAGCTTTCTTTGGTTTGGGCGCTTATGTATCCGGCATCCTGACAACCAGATTTCCCGTCGATCCCTGGCTGGCATTGGTGATAGCCGCACTCTGCGCCGCCGGGCTGGCCTTTTTTATCGGTTTCCCGATCTTAAAACTCAAAGGCCATTATCTGGCCATGGCAACACTGGGCTTTGGCATTATCATCTATATTATTTTCAATGAAACAGTCGACTGGACCGGCGGCCCCTCCGGATTGTCCGGCATTCCCAATCTCCGGCTGGGCCCCCTGGTTTTTGATAACGACCGGAACAATTATTATCTGGTGTGGGTAATCACACTCGGGGTCATGCTGCTGTCGATCAATCTGTCCCAATCCCGAATCGGACGGGCCCTCCGGGCCATCAACGATTCCGAAGTCGCCGCCCGCGTCATGGGCGTTAACGCCCGCATCCTGAAAGTTCAGATCTTCACGATCTCGGCGCTTTTTTCCGCCATTGCCGGCAGTTTGTACGCGCATACCATGACGTTTATCTCTCCCACGTCCTTCGGATTCAACTTCTCCGTTGAAGTGTTGACCATGATCATTATCGGCGGTTTAGGAAGCATCTATGGTTCATTTCTGGGTGCGGCAATTTTAACCATGCTGCCTGAATTTCTGCGGGTATTTCGTGATTTCGATATCGTCATCTACGGCCTGATGCTGATTTTAATCACCATGTTCATGCCCAGGGGCCTGATCGGCGGTCTGGAGGCGTTGTTTAAAATCATCATCGACAAAGGGGGCGCCCGGAATGCTAAGAGTTGA
- the livG gene encoding high-affinity branched-chain amino acid ABC transporter ATP-binding protein LivG (Part of the ABC transporter complexes LivFGHMJ and LivFGHMK involved in the high-affinity transport of branched-chain amino acids; LivFGHMK is specific for the transport of leucine, while LivFGHMJ is a transporter for leucine, isoleucine, and valine), with protein sequence MLRVEGITQIFGGLTALTDVSFSVAPRSITGIIGPNGAGKTTLFNIVTGLYTQTEGKVYLGEKNISFFEPEVLAGLGLVRTFQNVELFGQMSVLENVMVGLHTKSKSGIFSCAFKLPFQIREEKIVREKAYRWLEFTGLVDVADVAACNLPFGKGRLLEISRAMAVEPQIILMDEPAAGLNSRETAGLAELIHKIQDLGITLVLVEHDMELVMDVCESIVVLNLGKKLAHGTPREIQENQAVIAAYLGED encoded by the coding sequence ATGCTAAGAGTTGAAGGCATCACCCAGATATTCGGCGGATTAACGGCCCTTACGGATGTTTCATTCTCCGTTGCGCCGCGCTCCATAACCGGTATCATCGGCCCCAATGGCGCCGGTAAAACAACTTTGTTTAATATCGTGACGGGGCTTTACACGCAGACCGAAGGAAAAGTTTATCTGGGTGAAAAAAACATCTCCTTTTTTGAGCCGGAAGTGCTGGCGGGGCTCGGCCTGGTGCGCACCTTTCAGAACGTGGAGCTTTTCGGTCAGATGTCGGTTCTGGAAAATGTAATGGTCGGCCTGCATACCAAAAGCAAAAGCGGTATTTTTTCCTGCGCGTTCAAGCTCCCCTTTCAGATCCGGGAAGAAAAAATTGTCAGGGAAAAGGCGTACCGATGGCTGGAGTTTACGGGCCTTGTCGATGTGGCCGATGTGGCGGCCTGTAATTTGCCGTTCGGCAAGGGCAGGCTTCTGGAGATTTCCCGGGCCATGGCGGTGGAGCCGCAGATTATCCTGATGGACGAACCCGCAGCAGGATTAAACAGCCGTGAAACGGCGGGGCTTGCGGAACTGATCCACAAAATTCAGGACCTGGGCATCACCCTGGTGCTGGTCGAGCATGACATGGAGCTGGTCATGGATGTATGCGAATCCATTGTCGTGCTGAACCTGGGAAAGAAACTGGCGCACGGCACGCCGCGTGAAATTCAGGAGAATCAGGCGGTGATCGCCGCCTATCTTGGCGAGGATTAA
- the livF gene encoding branched-chain amino acid ABC transporter ATP-binding protein (with LivGHMJ and LivGHMK is part of the high-affinity branched-chain amino acid transport system; LivFGHMK is specific for the transport of leucine, while LivFGHMJ is a transporter for leucine, isoleucine, and valine), protein MLRIKNINTFYGQVHAIKNVSLHLAEGEIVTLIGANGAGKTTLLNSLSGIVPPKTGQILFKEMEINHLAPHKIVRLGVSQVPEGRQVFKPLSVEDNLELGAYLNYGIKGGKAQAKQDMETVYELFPILRQRRKQLAGTLSGGEQQMLAIGRALMAKPRLLLLDEPSMGLAPMIVQEILKVIAGLSRVKKTTILLVEQNARAALKIAHRGYVLETGRLILEGTADELLENKDVQRAYLGRDKKEIWER, encoded by the coding sequence ATGCTGAGAATTAAAAATATCAACACTTTCTATGGTCAGGTACATGCCATCAAAAATGTTTCTTTGCATCTGGCGGAAGGTGAAATTGTAACACTGATCGGTGCTAACGGCGCCGGCAAGACCACGCTGCTTAATTCTCTGTCCGGTATCGTGCCGCCTAAAACAGGTCAGATTCTCTTTAAGGAAATGGAAATCAATCATCTTGCGCCGCATAAAATCGTCCGGCTGGGTGTATCTCAGGTGCCCGAAGGCAGACAGGTTTTCAAACCTCTTTCCGTAGAAGACAATCTGGAACTGGGCGCTTATCTGAATTATGGAATCAAGGGCGGCAAGGCCCAGGCAAAACAGGATATGGAGACGGTGTATGAGCTGTTCCCCATTTTACGGCAAAGACGAAAGCAGCTGGCCGGAACGCTCTCCGGCGGCGAGCAGCAGATGCTGGCCATCGGCCGGGCGCTGATGGCCAAGCCCCGCTTGCTGCTTCTGGACGAGCCTTCCATGGGGCTTGCGCCCATGATTGTTCAGGAAATCCTGAAGGTCATTGCCGGTCTTTCACGGGTAAAGAAAACAACGATCCTGCTGGTTGAACAAAACGCCCGCGCCGCCCTGAAAATAGCGCATCGCGGTTATGTTCTGGAAACAGGCCGATTGATTCTGGAAGGCACGGCCGACGAGCTTTTGGAAAACAAGGATGTGCAGCGGGCCTATCTCGGCAGAGATAAAAAAGAGATATGGGAACGATAA
- a CDS encoding branched-chain amino acid ABC transporter permease — MDNPGQLVQYILTGLSNGAIYALIGFGFAIIHNATGILNFAQGEFVMLGGMFTIFILTFLNLPLVPAIILAIVFSTLVGILFERLAIRPLKNVKPLSLVIITIGASIFIRGAAMLIWGKDTHALPAFSGNDPLYVYGATIMPQHLWIFGITFFIIIANKLFFSYSILGKAMRACAYNAHAASLVGIDVKIMVLLSFVVSSAIGSMAGIIIAPLTMTSYDVGIMLGIKGFCAVIIGGMSSGLGTILGGLLLGLLESLGAGYISASYKDAIAFIILLLILFIRPEGLFKQKETQRV, encoded by the coding sequence ATGGACAATCCAGGCCAACTCGTTCAGTATATCTTAACCGGGCTTTCCAACGGCGCAATCTACGCCTTGATTGGTTTCGGTTTTGCCATCATTCATAATGCCACAGGCATTCTTAATTTTGCCCAGGGCGAATTTGTCATGCTGGGCGGCATGTTCACCATATTTATTCTGACTTTTTTAAATCTGCCCCTTGTACCGGCTATAATACTTGCCATTGTTTTTTCCACGCTGGTCGGAATTCTCTTCGAACGTCTGGCTATTCGCCCCCTGAAAAACGTCAAACCGTTAAGTCTGGTGATCATTACCATCGGCGCCAGTATTTTTATCCGCGGCGCCGCCATGCTGATCTGGGGAAAAGACACTCACGCCCTGCCCGCCTTTTCCGGCAATGATCCGCTTTATGTTTATGGAGCGACGATTATGCCCCAGCATCTTTGGATCTTCGGCATCACCTTTTTCATCATCATTGCCAACAAGTTGTTCTTCAGCTACAGCATTCTCGGCAAAGCCATGCGCGCCTGCGCTTATAATGCCCATGCCGCAAGCCTGGTCGGCATTGATGTTAAAATCATGGTTCTGTTGTCGTTTGTGGTAAGCTCCGCCATCGGATCGATGGCCGGCATTATCATCGCCCCGCTCACCATGACGTCCTACGATGTCGGCATTATGCTGGGGATAAAAGGATTCTGCGCGGTCATTATCGGCGGAATGAGCAGCGGCCTGGGAACAATCCTGGGCGGACTGCTGCTGGGCTTGCTGGAATCATTGGGCGCGGGCTACATTTCCGCGTCTTATAAAGACGCCATTGCTTTTATTATTCTGTTGTTGATTCTTTTTATTCGTCCGGAAGGTTTATTCAAACAAAAGGAAACGCAGAGAGTGTAG